One Amblyomma americanum isolate KBUSLIRL-KWMA chromosome 8, ASM5285725v1, whole genome shotgun sequence DNA window includes the following coding sequences:
- the LOC144100012 gene encoding uncharacterized protein LOC144100012, whose protein sequence is MGAALFWAVVLASTLVQHTVVHCWSLFSNSPWEFHDYYSGQRSNTYDPYWSSWQTGGLQDMWSRGLHEDTGGASMGDRSSSHFGGDYGFPRYGGSARVSRYGIAYRSRHDRRRLSSGYGSLSYSDSGAYPRVTNEFHGREHPSSWYSYW, encoded by the exons ATGGGAGCTGCACTGTTTTGGGCGGTAGTGTTGGCCTCAACCTTAGTGCAACATACGGTAGTGCACTGCTGGTCACTATTTTCCAACTCCCCTTGGGAGTTCCATGACTACTACAGCGGTCAGCGGTCCAACACATACGACCCATACTGGTCATCCTGGCAAACGGGTGGCTTGCAAGACATGTGGAGTAGAGGCCTTCATGAGGACACCG GAGGCGCAAGCATGGGCGATAGAAGCTCTTCTCATTTCGGTGGTGACTACGGCTTCCCGCGCTACGGCGGGTCCGCCCGCGTCAGCCGCTACGGAATCGCCTACAGAAGCCGTCACGATCGTCGGCGACTTTCGAGTGGCTACGGTTCTTTAAGCTACAGCGACAGCGGTGCCTACCCAAGAGTCACAAATGAGTTCCACGGCCGCGAACATCCGAGTTCATGGTACTCGTACTGGTAA